A stretch of Anolis sagrei isolate rAnoSag1 chromosome X, rAnoSag1.mat, whole genome shotgun sequence DNA encodes these proteins:
- the LOC132780237 gene encoding RNA-binding protein 42, producing the protein MAAPAVPGPGVGPGPMGPGGGGGGKSGEERLKEMEAEMALFEQEVLGAPVSLPPVAPVVEAVPVALAVPAVSAVPPVPVIRPIIATNTYRQVQQSLEARAAAAATVVTPIVAPPVPFVGPTVPPQRPPILRPTFVPHVLQRSGGPRPLSMRPPPHHQSMVGPPMPGPQGPPMLMGPPMQRAPGPPLGGIGPMRPGPPVGPGIPVGPLAPLVPVPRPVVAPPKVNPTVIQAAPTVYSAPPVKKQEEEHREPPPPVVEEKEPIGPEEPVIGPSMPEVEPAPVVEVRGLPPPRGHDLVPARGKRPRGTDAGFVPVEPVVESTPEDKKKTKQEKLKRCIRTAAGTCWEDPSLLEWDPDDFRIFCGDLGNEVNDDILARAFSRYPSFLKAKVIRDKRTGKTKGYGFVSFKDPNDYVRAMREMNGKYVGSRPIKLRKSMWKDRNIDIVRKKQKEKKKLGLR; encoded by the exons ATGGCAGCCCCGGCGGTTCCTGGTCCCGGAGTTGGGCCCGGGCCCATGGGGccgggaggcggcggcggcgggaagAGCGGGGAAGAGCGACTGAAGGAAATGGAGGCCGAGATGGCACT GTTCGAGCAGGAAGTGCTGGGAGCACCAGTCTCTTTGCCTCCAGTTGCTCCAGTGGTAGAAGCTGTGCCAGTTGCTCTGGCTGTCCCAGCCGTGTCTGCAGTGCCCCCAGTTCCTGTCATTCGCCCCATCATTGCCACCAACACCTACCGACAG GTCCAACAAAGTCTGGAAGCTCGAGCAGCAGCTGCAGCCACAGTAGTGACCCCAATTGTGGCTCCTCCAGTGCCATTTGTGGGCCCAA CTGTTCCCCCACAACGGCCTCCTATCCTCCGCCCAACCTTTGTGCCTCATGTCTTGCAGAGATCTG gtGGTCCTCGGCCCCTGTCAATGCgtcctcctcctcatcaccaGTCCATGGTAGGACCTCCCATGCCAGGTCCCCAGGGCCCACCAATGTTAATGGGGCCACCAATGCAGAGAGCGCCTGGGCCACCCTTAGGGGGCATAGGACCTATGAGACCTGGTCCTCCT GTTGGGCCAGGGATTCCTGTTGGCCCTTTGGCTCCATTGGTGCCCGTTCCTCGAcctgtggtggcccctccaaAAGTGAACCCCACTGTCATACAAGCTGCTCCTACTGTTTATTCTGCCCCACCAGTGAAGAAGCAAGAG GAAGAGCACCGAGAGCCGCcaccacctgtggtggaggagaaggaACCCATTGGGCCAGAGGAACCAGTGATTGGTCCAAGCATGCCAGAAGTGGAGCCAGCCCCAGTGGTGGAGGTGCGGGGCCTTCCCCCTCCTCGTGGGCATGACTTGGTGCCTGCACGAGGGAAGCGGCCCAGAGGAACTGATGCAGGATTTGTGCCTGTTGAG CCTGTAGTAGAGAGTACACCAGAAgacaagaagaaaacaaaacaggagAAGTTGAAGCGCTGCATTCGCACCGCTGCTGGGACATGCTGGGAAGATCCCAGCCTACTTGAATGGGATCCTG ATGATTTTCGAATCTTTTGTGGGGACCTGGGCAATGAAGTGAATGATGACATCCTTGCGCGCGCCTTCAGTCGCTACCCATCCTTTCTGAAGGCCAAGGTCATCCGGGACAAACGCACCGGCAAGACGAAAGGATATGGTTTTGTCAGCTTCAAAGATCCAAATGACTACGTCCGGGCCATGCGTGAGATGAATG GAAAGTATGTTGGAAGTCGGCCTATCAAATTACGTAAAAGCATGTGGAAGGATCGTAACATTGATATTGTGCGCAAAaaacagaaggagaagaagaaacttGGACTGAGGTAA